The DNA sequence ACGGCCGCTCGGCGCGCGGGCGCGAGTCGGGATGGCTAGCGTGAGGAGACGGACCGATCGCCTGTCCGGAGGGCCGCAGCCATGGCCGTACCACCCGAAGGGGCCCCTTGCTGGGCCGATGCGATGTTCAACGACATCGAGGGAGCCAAGAGCTTCTACGCGGACGTCCTCGGCTGGACCTTCGGCGGGACGTCGTCGGAGTTCGGGGACTACACCGAGGCCTACGCCGACGGCCGACCGGTGGCGGCCGTCGTACCGCCCATGCCCGGCCAGGAGGGCACCTCGCAGTGGTGCCTGTACTTCGCGGCGCGGGACGCCGCGGCGACCGCCGCCCGGATCCGGGACAACGGCGGCGAGCTGCTGATGGAGCCGATGCGGGTGGGCGACCTCGGCACCATGTGCCTGGCGCGCGACCCCGGCGGGGTCCTCTTCGGCCTGTGGCAGGCCGGCACGCACGAGGGCTTCGGCGCGGTCGCCGAGCCGGGCGCGTACTGCTGGGCGGAGGTCTTCACCCGTGAACCGGAGAAGTCCGACGCGTTCTTCCCCGCCGTCTTCTCCTACCGCCCGAGGCGGCTCGAGGGCGTCGAGGACTTCCGCGTCTACGACCTGGGGGAGCGCAGCGTCCTCGGCCGGATGAGGATGACGGACGACTTCCCGCCGGAGATGCCCCCCTACATCAACGTCTACTTCGCCGTGGGGGACTGCGACGAGGCGGTGGCCCGGGCGACCGCGCGGGGCGGGCTGCTGCGGTTCGGCCCGATGGACACGCCGTTCGGGCGGTTCGCCGGGATCAGCGACCCCCAGGGCGCGCACTTCTCGGTGATCGACATCACGAAGCCCGTGGGCGACGTGCCGAGGACGACCGACGCGGACTGAGCGGGGCTTCCCCCGGCCGGACACCCCGCCCGGCCATGGCATGATCGAGCATATGCGTGAACGTGTTGTCGCCGCGTGCGACGGGGCTTCGAAGGGGAACCCCGGGCCCGCCGGCTGGGCCTGGGTGGTCGCCGATGCGTCCGAGACGCCGGTCCGCTGGGAGGCGGGGGCCCTCGGCAGGGCCACCAACAACGTCGCCGAACTCACCGCCCTGGAGCGGCTGCTCGCGGCGACCGACCCCGCCGTACCGCTCGAGGTGCGGATGGACTCGCAGTACGCCATGAAGGCCGTCACCACCTGGCTGCCCGGCTGGAAGCGCAACGGCTGGCGCACGGCGGCCGGCAAGCCCGTCGCCAACCAGGAACTCGTCGTCCGCATCGACGACCTCCTGCAGAACCGCACGGTCGAGTTCCGCTACGTCCCCGCCCACCAGGTCGACGGCGACCGGCTCAACGACTTCGCC is a window from the Streptomyces capillispiralis genome containing:
- a CDS encoding VOC family protein — translated: MAVPPEGAPCWADAMFNDIEGAKSFYADVLGWTFGGTSSEFGDYTEAYADGRPVAAVVPPMPGQEGTSQWCLYFAARDAAATAARIRDNGGELLMEPMRVGDLGTMCLARDPGGVLFGLWQAGTHEGFGAVAEPGAYCWAEVFTREPEKSDAFFPAVFSYRPRRLEGVEDFRVYDLGERSVLGRMRMTDDFPPEMPPYINVYFAVGDCDEAVARATARGGLLRFGPMDTPFGRFAGISDPQGAHFSVIDITKPVGDVPRTTDAD
- a CDS encoding ribonuclease H family protein; amino-acid sequence: MIEHMRERVVAACDGASKGNPGPAGWAWVVADASETPVRWEAGALGRATNNVAELTALERLLAATDPAVPLEVRMDSQYAMKAVTTWLPGWKRNGWRTAAGKPVANQELVVRIDDLLQNRTVEFRYVPAHQVDGDRLNDFADRAASQAATAQENAGSEQGSPEPPPAPDRPAGGAAKRGPSGAAKRGSGGAKASRARGGASSRTIKAKFPGRCPCGRSYAAGEPIARNDKGWGHPECARAA